The region TATAAATGCATTTGACCAATTTGCTTTAAAAATAAATTACAAAAGTTCAAATACAACTTCAGGGGTTGTTCATGCAAAAAGATTTAAAACAAATAATGAAGATAAAGTCACTTTAAATTACAAAGCAGTACTCCAAAGTATAGATGGATCTGGGCATCAAAATGAACAACCATTCATAAAAATCAGGATTATTAAAAGTAATGGTTCTATTGCAGATGAATTTTGTTTAATTGGTGATCCTACGAATTGTATTTTTACTCAAGCTCCAAATTATGAAGCTGGCAGTATTGTTTTATTTACTTCAAATTGGCAAAATGTAAGTTTAGATATTTCTTCTATTCCAAATAATGAAGAATTTACTATTGAAATGACAGCAGCAAGATGCGGACTTGGAGGGCATTTTGGATATGCATACATTGACGATTTATGTCTTGCACATTCAGATGAAAATTTACAAGGTAGTATTGAATTAAATCCTTTATTTCAAATTTGTCCTAATTTACCAATTGATGTATGTGGAACATTTACAATTCCAAATTCTGGAGGTATTTCTGCAAATGTTACAGGTATTACATTAAATGTTTTAAACAATAATAATGCAATTGTTTATTCAAGTAGCACACCAACTACATTAGATTTAAACACAAAAATATTTTGTTTTCAATTAAATGCAGCTAATTTTCCAAATGTTATAAATGCAAATTATAATGTAAGTGCAACAATTAATTACAGTACAACACAAACAAATTGTTCTGGAACAGCGTTTAATTCAGTCACTGATCCGGACGCTAACATTGGATGGGATATATCATTTTTAAATTGTACACCAGATTGTAATTTTTCACTACAAACGGGCACATTAAATATGTGTGATACAAACTCCGACGGTAAAGAATTTTTCGATTTAACAAATATTGAAAATCAATTAATTGGAACACAAACTGGCTTAACAATTTCTTATTTTAATACTTATAATGATGCTTCTACAAACACAAATTCAATAACAAATCCTACAAATTTTGAAAGTTATTCATCAACCCTCTATGCGAGAATAACAAAAGACGCAACCTGTTACAAGATAATAGCTTTTCAACTTTTAGTTAAAAATCCATTTGCTTCAATATCAGGAATTTTAAATGTTTGTCAAGGAAGTACTGATTTAACTGCTTCTCAAGGAGTTTCCTATTTATGGTCAACAGGAGAAACCACACAAACAATAAGTGTATCTTCAGTTGGTACTTATACTGTTACTGTAGTTGATGACGAAGGATGTAGTTCATCAAAAAGCGTCACAATATTACCAAGTCAAGTTGCAGTTTCCCCAACAATTGAAGTTATTCAACCAACATGTTCTGTAGGAACTGGAACCATAACTATAACCAGTCCTGCAGCAGAATTTAGTATTGATGGTGGTTTAACTTGGTCAACAAATAATTCTTTTACTAATTTAAATGTTGGATTTTACAATATAAAAATTAGAACAATTAATAACTGTTATTCTTATAATTCTACTGTTCACATTATTCCATTCCTATCTGATTATCCCTACTTTAATTCTGTTCAACCTACAAGTTGTGATGGATTAGGTGAAATAACCATTACCACTGTTGCTTCCGAATATAGTTTTGATAACGGTGTAACATGGACAACAAACAATGTAGCCTCTAATTTACCTATGGGTACTTATTTAATTAGAACAAAAGATTCAAACGGATGCATTTCTAATTTCAATAGTGTTACACTATATGGTGAATTTTTATCAATTCCTACATATGTTTTTAGTCCACCTTATTGTTCAAACTTAGGAAGTATAATTTTCACTTCAGTTTCTGATTTTTACAGCATTGATGGTGGAACAACATGGCAAACCTCAAATACATTTAACAATTTACCTGCAGGCAGTTATCTAGTAAAATTAAAAAACAATCTTGGTTGTACTTCTCCAACTCAATATGTTTATTTGACTAGTTTAGAAAACACCTATCCAGATTACACAATAACTGATGCTGGTTGTAATACATATGCTTCCATAGTTGTCAATACAATTGCAGATGAATATAGTTTTGATAATGGATTAACTTGGACTACATCAAATACCTTAACTAACATATATGGCGGAGGAGTTACTTTTCCTATAAAAATTAAAAAAGGAGGAAATTGCTATAGTCTTACATCAAATGCATATGTTAGTTCAACATTTTTACCATTACCTGTAGTTACAAATTATTCAATTTTGATTTGTGACAATCAAAATAATGGTAATGAACCTGTTAATTTAACCATTTACAACAATCAATTTGTTGTTAACAGTACTAATTTCACATTTACTTACTACAATTCTTTAAATGGAGCTCAAAATCAAATAGCATCAGATCAAATTACTAATTCATTAAGTTATTTATTAAATACAAATTCAAAAATTATATATGTCAATGTTAAAGATATTTATGGATGTTTTAGTATTGCAGAATTACAATTAGATTTAATTCCTACTCCAATTCCAACTATTGAAGATTTATTTTATTTATGTGAAAATCACACAGTAAAATTAACTGAAAATCAATATTTTGACAGCTATTTATGGTCAACTGGAGAAACTACCCCAAGTATTATTGTGAATCAACCAGGTCAATATCAATTAACTGTAACTGAAAATCACGGAAATGTTATTTGTTCAACTACTAAATCAATAAATGTAGTTTTATCAAATCCAGCAATATTTCAACAAACCATCACTTCTGATTGGACAGATGATAACAATATTATCACTGTTAACGTTACTGGACAAGGAGATTATGAATATTCATTAAACGGCATTGATTATCAAGACAGTAATGTATTTACAAATTTAGAATATGGTGAATACACGATATATGCAAGAGACAAACATGGATGTGGAATTTCATCTGATGAAATCTATTTACTTATGTATCCAAAATATTTTACACCAAATGGCGACGGATATAATGATTTTTGGAAAATTAAGTTTTCAGACAACGAACCTAATTTGACTATAAAAATATTTGACCGACAAGGAAAACTGGTGAAACAATTTGGATCATTATCACAAGGATGGGACGGAAATTACAACGGTAATCCCCTACCTTCAACAGATTATTGGTTTGTAGTAACCCGACAAAATGGAAAAACACATAAAGGTCATTTTTCTTTAAAACGATAAAATGTTAAGAGCAGTTAAATACTGCTCTTTTTATTTATAGATTTTTAAAAATCCGTATTTTTACAAAAAAATTGTTGTATGCCTAGCGACTGTATCACTTTTCAAGAATCGGGTTATTTTTCAAATTTAATTGTTGATTATTTAAATCAAAATTCCAATTTAAATTCACTTTATAATTTTTCTCCTTCAATAGAAAACTATAAATTACAAATAGATTTAAAAAGACAAAATTACAACCACAATAACAGAAAAACACTTGTTGAAACTTTAAAAAAGCAATACGATTCTATTTCTATTTCTGAACAAACTAAAAGAAATATTGAATTACTAGGAAAAGAAAATACCTATACAATTACAACCGGTCATCAATTAAATTTGTTTACCGGACCACTTTACTTTATATACAAAATCGTATCAACCATAAATACGGTAAAAGCACTTCAAATAAAATATCCTGAATTTAATTTTGTACCCATATATTGGATGGCAACCGAAGATCATGATTTTGAAGAAATTAATTACTTTACTATTAATGACTCAAAAATAAAATGGAAAAAAGAATCTAAAGGACCTGTAGGCAGATTATCAACAGAGGGGTTAGAAGATGTTTATACCGAATTAAAATCAAAAATTGGTTTAGGCACCACGGCAGATTATTTACTTCATCTGTTTGAAAACGCCTATTTAAAACACACTAATTTAGCCGATGCAACACGCTATTTAACAAATGAATTATTTAAAGAATATGGATTGGTTATAGTAGATGCAGATGATAAAAGTTTGAAAAATCTATTTGTTCCTTACATTAAAAATGAACTGTTAAATCAAACTTCATTTGAAGAAGTGAGCAAAACTAATCAATTACTCAAAAATTATACAATTCAAGTTAATCCAAGAGCAATTAATTTCTTTTATATGAAAAACAATTTGAGAGAACGAATTGTTTTAGAAAATGATACATATAAAGTTTTAAATACCTCTATTGAGTTTTCAAAAGAAGAAATTTTAAACGAAATTCAAAATGCTCCTGAAAAATTTAGTCCAAATGTAATTTTAAGACCATTATACCAAGAAGTACTTTTACCCAATCTTGGATATATTGGAGGTGGCGGGGAAATAGCCTACTGGCTACAATTAAAATCAAATTTTGAAGCCAATAATATTTCCTTTCCTATTTTACAGTTAAGAAATTCAGCGCTAATTGCAACTGAAAAACAAGTAAAAAAACTTGACAAATTACAACTTACTTGGAAAGAAATCTTTTTACCTACTGATCATTTGACCTCAATAAAAGTAAAACAACTTTCTACTGTTTCATTTAATTTTGATAATCAAATAGCATTCTTAAAAGAACAATTTAAAGTATTAGAAAATATCGCAATACAAACAGATGCTTCTTTTATGGGTGCAGTTAAAGCGCAAGAAACAAAACAAATTAAAGGTTTAAAAAACCTTGAAAAAAGACTGTTAAAAGCTGAAAAAAGAAAGTATAGCGAAGAGTTAAATCAAATAGTAAACCTCAAAAATGAATTATTCCCTAACGGAAATTTACAAGAACGAGTAAGTAATTTTTCTACATTTTACGACGTGAATTTTATTTCTATTTGTTGTGCAAAATTTAATCCGTTTGTCGCCGAATTCACACTTCTAATTTCTTAATTTTTTAACAATACACTATTTTTTTGTTATATTTTTATCATTTTAGTGCATTTTATCGATTAATTTGTGTTTTTACCTAACATATTATTAACATTGTAGATACGTAAATACATTTGCAACCGATTTAAAACCTACTAAAATGAAAAAAATTACAATTGCCTTATTATCAATTACTAGTATTACTTTATTTTCATTTTCTTCATTACTCCCTTTTAATATGATAAAAGTAGATGGAGCAAAATTTATGATGGGATCTAAAGATCAAGATATAACCGCTGATGTTGATGAACAAAAAGAACATGAAGTAAATTTAGACAATTTCGAAATCAGTAAATATGAAGTAACTGTTTGGGAATGGAAACAATATTTAAAAGCAAACAAAAAGAAACTTCCTAAAGCACCATCTTGGGGCTGGAGCGACAAAGCGCCAATTAACAATATTACTTGGGAAGAAGCCATTTCATATTGCAATTGGTTAAGTAAAAAAGAAGGTCTTACTCCAGCTTATTCAGTTAAAGGTCCTTTTTATGTATGTAACTTTAAAGCTAATGGATACCGATTACCTACAGAAGCTGAATGGGAATTTGCTGCTAAAGGTGGTAAAAACAGTAAAGGATTTAAATATTCAGGAAGTAATACATTAGATGATGTTGCTTGGCATAAAGGAAATAGTAATGGAAAACCACACACTGTTGGAACAAAATTACCAAATGAACTAGGAATCTACGATATGACTGGAAATGTATGGGAATGGTGTTGGGATTGGTATAATACTGATTACTATAAAACTGAACCAAACAACAATCCGAAAGGACCTGAAATGGGTGATAAAAAAAGTGTTAGAGGGGGATCTTGGGATAGTCAACCTAATTATTGTAGACCTGCCAATAGAATTTCTACCTATCCTAATAAAACGCATGAGTTTTACGGATTTAGAACTGTAAGAACAATTAACTAATTATTTTTCAATACAACTTGTATAAAGAAATATAAGTAGTACCTTTGCAAAAAAATAAAAAAATGGCAAGTAACAGAACTTTTACAATGATTAAACCAGATGCTGTTGAAAATGGACACATCGGTGGAATTTTAAATATGATTACTGAAGGTGGTTTCAGAATCGTAGCAATGAAATTAACACAATTAACTGTAGCAGATGCTCAAAAATTCTATGCCGTTCACAGTGAAAGACCTTTCTTTGGTGAATTAGTTGAATTCATGACAAGAGGTCCTATCGTTGCTGCAATCTTAGAAAAAGATAACGCTGTAGAAGATTTCAGAACTTTAATTGGTGCTACAAACCCTGCTGATGCTGCTGAAGGTACAATCCGTAAAAAATACGCAACTTCAATTGGTGAAAATGCAGTTCACGGTTCTGACTCAGATGAAAATGCAGCTATTGAAGGTGCATTCCATTTTGCTGGAAGAGAGCAATTTTAATTCAATCGACTATCAATTTTTTTGATAACTGATATAAAAAAACCCGATTTGTTTTCAAATCGGGTTTTTTTTATTTGTATTTCTCCATAATTTCTTTAACTACCTCATCTGTTTGACCAAATCGTTGTTTTCGTTCTAAATTCCTTGGTTGTGCCACTCGTACTTCACAATCCGAAATAGAACACGACTCACAAGTTACTCCTACCCTTTTCACTGGAATTGAATCATCGTGTAAAAAATGTAATTTGCCCAGAGAATGTGGAGTGATCATAATTCCTAAAGCGATACTTCTATAATACCCTTTTCTAAAAGGATCCTTAGTTGCCGTTGACATTACAAAATATTTATTATCTGTATGCGTATATGAAGAAATTTGACACGAAAACAATTCTTCGTTCTTCAAATTAGGCAACTCACTTAAAGTCTTAATCGACACCCAACGACGACAATAATGTTCGTTACGTTCATTAGCATGTGGTTCTAACAAATTAGTAATATGCAGTTCTTTCGTTAATTGAAAATCGCCTCTTTCTGGCTTATAACTAAAGCGCAAAAAGAATAAATTTTTCAAATTAAAATCTTTAGGTAAAATATTCGTTAAACGTTGATAAAACGTTTCTGGAGAATCTGTAAATTCTTGAATTATAGCATTAAATTTAGCTTCATCAAACTGTTTATTTTCAAAAAACATTTTTAATTCCTTCACTAAACGTTTTCTTGGAATGAGCAATGCACCCGCAAAATATGAGGCAATAAAATTATTCAATACTTGATCAAAACGATCAAACTTTATCCATGAAAAAGTAAATAATCGATCTGAAATTTTCAAATAGTTATAAGCAATTTCTTTGGCATATATAAACAATCGTTGTGAGGTATCTGTTTCAGAAGACACTAATAATGTTTTTGAAGTAGGCACAAAAACTGAACGTAAATTATTCAATTCTTTATGTTTGGATAATTCTTCATTTTCAATAGTATAACCGTACTCTTCAATCAAAATTTCTTCTAAATCCGAAACTTCAATTTTTTTATTTAAATCAATTGAATACGCTTTGGCAAATTGCTCAACTTCATTTTCATATTCTTCAAAGTAGTTGTTATTTGCTTCTTGATATGAACGTAATGCTGCCAAGAAAAAACTTTCTCTTGTTAAATTATAATGCTTAGCTATTTCAAACAAAGTACTAATAAAAGCATTGACTTTTAATGGTGCCTCTGCAATGATATCAATTAAATCACTCTCTTTAATTCCAAAAATATCAAGCGGAATTTCTTTTAAAATTCGAGATTGAAGAATCTCGCCAATCGGAGCTAAGTTTTTATCTAACTTTAAAGAAACCAATTGATCATAAGACGTTTCAAGTGCATCGGCAAGCAATACAATCTTATCTCTTTTAGGGTATTTTTTTCCTTTCTCGATTTCATTTAAATACGATTTTGACAAGCCTGTAACTTTAGCCAATCCAAATAATGACAAATTTTTATCGGTTCGAACCTGCTTCAGTTTTAAACCAAAAATCAATCGGATGTATTCTTCTTCAATCATTTTACTTGAATTTAAAAAAAATAGTGAAACTATAAAAAAATAAAATTCCTATAATTTTCAATACTTCACAAATATAAAACATTTTTGCGAAAATATTTTTTTAAAATTTTTTATACTTTTTGCGAACGTTCGCTTGTTTTGTATTTTTTAATTTTATAATATTGTACACAGAAACATAAATAACTATTTTATGAAAACACAATCAACACAACTTACAGTTTTAAATCAAAATAAATTTTCTACAATCCTAACAGAAGAAGCGTTAGCATTTTTAACTGCATTACATACCAACTTTAATAGCAAAAGGATTGAATTAGTAAAAAAAAGAGAGACAAAACAAGCTTTATATGATAGTGGTGCTTTTCCATCTTTTCCTAAAGAAACTGAAGCCTTAAGAAATGAAGATTGGACAGCAGCTCCTATTCCAGCAATATTATTAGATAGAAGAGTTGAAATTACAGGGCCAGTTGATCGAAAAATGGTAATCAATGCATTAAATTCAGGAGCTAAAATTTTTATGGCTGATTTTGAAGATAGTTGTTCGCCCACTTGGAACAATGTAATGGAAGGACAAGAAAATATAAAAGATGCTGTAAATAAAAGTATACGATTAGAACAAAATGGCAAAACTTATCAATTAAACTCTGAAACCGCTACCTTATTAGTTCGACCGAGAGGTTTGCATTTGGAAGAGAAAAATTTACAAGTTGAAGAAGAAAAAATGTCGGGCGCATTAGTGGATTTCGGATTGTTTTTTTATCACAACGCGCATTCCTTACTCAAACAAGGATTAGGTCCTTATTTCTATTTACCAAAACTAGAATCTTATGAAGAAGCGCGTTGGTGGAATGAAGTGTTTATTTATGCACAGAACTATTGTAATATTCCGGTTGGAACGATAAAAGCAACCGTATTAATTGAAACGATAACCGCAAGTTTTCAATTAGATGAAATAATTTACGAATTAAAAGAACATATTGCCGGATTGAATTGTGGTCGTTGGGATTATATTTTTTCCTATATCAAAAAATTAAAATCACACCCCGATTTCATAGTTCCTGATCGTGATCAAATTACCATGACAAGCCCTTTCATGAGCGCCTATTCTTTAAGGGTCATTCAAGTTTGTCATAAAAGGAATATTCTTGCTATCGGCGGAATGGCTGCACAAATTCCGATTAAAAATAACGAAGAAGCAAATCAAACTGCATTTGATAAAGTGAAAGCCGATAAAGAACGAGAAGTGAAAAACGGCCATGACGGCACTTGGGTTGCACATCCTGCCTTGGTTCCTTTAGCTATGCAGGTATTTAATGAAAATATGCCAACTAAAAACCAATTACATATTAAAAGAAATGAAATTCAAATTACAGAAAAACAGTTATTAGAATTACCAATTGGTTCAATCACTGAAATTGGAATTAGAAAAAACATCAATGTTGGAATATTATATATGGAATCATGGCTAATGGGTGTTGGAGCGGCAGCCTTATATCATTTAATGGAAGATGCTGCAACCGCAGAAATTTCAAGAGCACAATTATGGCTTTGGTTAAAAAAACAAGTAAAAACAGATAAGGGTACTGAAATTACAAAAGAATTATATCAAAAATATATTCCAGAAGAATTGGAAAAAATAAAAAACTATGTAGGACTTAAACGTTTTGAAGAAGGCAAATTTGAATTAGCCACCTCACTTTTTTCAACCTTGATCATGAAGGACGAATTAGATGATTTTTTAACACTGGAAGCCTACAACTATATTGATTAACAAAAAAAACTGCCGAATGCGGCAACATTCGACAGCTCAATTAAAATAATTATTTACATAACTATTAAAAACAATACAAAAGTATGAAAACACAAGACAGAATTCAAGCATTAATTTCAGATTGGACCACAAATCCTAGATGGAAAGGAATCGAAAGACCTTATACTGCTGAAAAAGTAGTAGAACTTCAGGGTTCCTACCAAATCGAATATTCTATTGCAAAAAGAGGCGCTGAAATTTTATGGAATAAATTAAATAACCAAGATTGGGTGGCTGGTTTAGGTGCTTTAACAGGTAATCAAGCCATACAAGAAGTTGAAGCCGGTTTAGAAGCGATTTATTTAAGTGGATGGCAAGTAGCCGCAGATGCTAATTTAGCAGGAGAAATGTACCCTGATCAATCGTTATATCCTGCCAATAGTGTACCTCAAGTTGTAAAAAGAATCAACAATGCCTTATTAAGAGCAGACCAAATTCAGTCGGTAAATAAAGTTGAAAACAAAAAAGATTATTTAGTACCAATAGTAGCAGATGCAGAAGCAGGATTTGGAGGCAATCTAAATGCTTTTGAATTAATGAAAGGCATGATTGAAGCAGGTGCGGCTGGCGTTCACTTTGAAGACCAATTGTCGTCTGCAAAAAAATGTGGGCATTTAGGAGGAAAAGTATTGGTACCTACACAAGAGGCTATTAATAAATTAATTGCTGCACGTTTAGCCGCTGACACCATGGGAGTTCCTACCATAATTGTAGCACGAACAGATGCTGATGCAGCCAACTTATTAACTAGTGATATCGACGATAGAGACAAAGAATTTGTTACAGGAGAGC is a window of Flavobacterium indicum GPTSA100-9 = DSM 17447 DNA encoding:
- a CDS encoding T9SS type B sorting domain-containing protein, coding for MKQIVNLFILLSINILFSQNNINLNSKKLEKRKIFEDQSGKIVTNPEQIQTILEKKKIEEIINTPKLKFKSSTAVHLCSNNNFEEFETISGVNYLKDYKYTITDPLNPTQCVTPFVTATSGIAEYNPTNTGLMVTTVPANYIDEFIGSINAFDQFALKINYKSSNTTSGVVHAKRFKTNNEDKVTLNYKAVLQSIDGSGHQNEQPFIKIRIIKSNGSIADEFCLIGDPTNCIFTQAPNYEAGSIVLFTSNWQNVSLDISSIPNNEEFTIEMTAARCGLGGHFGYAYIDDLCLAHSDENLQGSIELNPLFQICPNLPIDVCGTFTIPNSGGISANVTGITLNVLNNNNAIVYSSSTPTTLDLNTKIFCFQLNAANFPNVINANYNVSATINYSTTQTNCSGTAFNSVTDPDANIGWDISFLNCTPDCNFSLQTGTLNMCDTNSDGKEFFDLTNIENQLIGTQTGLTISYFNTYNDASTNTNSITNPTNFESYSSTLYARITKDATCYKIIAFQLLVKNPFASISGILNVCQGSTDLTASQGVSYLWSTGETTQTISVSSVGTYTVTVVDDEGCSSSKSVTILPSQVAVSPTIEVIQPTCSVGTGTITITSPAAEFSIDGGLTWSTNNSFTNLNVGFYNIKIRTINNCYSYNSTVHIIPFLSDYPYFNSVQPTSCDGLGEITITTVASEYSFDNGVTWTTNNVASNLPMGTYLIRTKDSNGCISNFNSVTLYGEFLSIPTYVFSPPYCSNLGSIIFTSVSDFYSIDGGTTWQTSNTFNNLPAGSYLVKLKNNLGCTSPTQYVYLTSLENTYPDYTITDAGCNTYASIVVNTIADEYSFDNGLTWTTSNTLTNIYGGGVTFPIKIKKGGNCYSLTSNAYVSSTFLPLPVVTNYSILICDNQNNGNEPVNLTIYNNQFVVNSTNFTFTYYNSLNGAQNQIASDQITNSLSYLLNTNSKIIYVNVKDIYGCFSIAELQLDLIPTPIPTIEDLFYLCENHTVKLTENQYFDSYLWSTGETTPSIIVNQPGQYQLTVTENHGNVICSTTKSINVVLSNPAIFQQTITSDWTDDNNIITVNVTGQGDYEYSLNGIDYQDSNVFTNLEYGEYTIYARDKHGCGISSDEIYLLMYPKYFTPNGDGYNDFWKIKFSDNEPNLTIKIFDRQGKLVKQFGSLSQGWDGNYNGNPLPSTDYWFVVTRQNGKTHKGHFSLKR
- the bshC gene encoding bacillithiol biosynthesis cysteine-adding enzyme BshC, with the translated sequence MPSDCITFQESGYFSNLIVDYLNQNSNLNSLYNFSPSIENYKLQIDLKRQNYNHNNRKTLVETLKKQYDSISISEQTKRNIELLGKENTYTITTGHQLNLFTGPLYFIYKIVSTINTVKALQIKYPEFNFVPIYWMATEDHDFEEINYFTINDSKIKWKKESKGPVGRLSTEGLEDVYTELKSKIGLGTTADYLLHLFENAYLKHTNLADATRYLTNELFKEYGLVIVDADDKSLKNLFVPYIKNELLNQTSFEEVSKTNQLLKNYTIQVNPRAINFFYMKNNLRERIVLENDTYKVLNTSIEFSKEEILNEIQNAPEKFSPNVILRPLYQEVLLPNLGYIGGGGEIAYWLQLKSNFEANNISFPILQLRNSALIATEKQVKKLDKLQLTWKEIFLPTDHLTSIKVKQLSTVSFNFDNQIAFLKEQFKVLENIAIQTDASFMGAVKAQETKQIKGLKNLEKRLLKAEKRKYSEELNQIVNLKNELFPNGNLQERVSNFSTFYDVNFISICCAKFNPFVAEFTLLIS
- a CDS encoding formylglycine-generating enzyme family protein, whose product is MKKITIALLSITSITLFSFSSLLPFNMIKVDGAKFMMGSKDQDITADVDEQKEHEVNLDNFEISKYEVTVWEWKQYLKANKKKLPKAPSWGWSDKAPINNITWEEAISYCNWLSKKEGLTPAYSVKGPFYVCNFKANGYRLPTEAEWEFAAKGGKNSKGFKYSGSNTLDDVAWHKGNSNGKPHTVGTKLPNELGIYDMTGNVWEWCWDWYNTDYYKTEPNNNPKGPEMGDKKSVRGGSWDSQPNYCRPANRISTYPNKTHEFYGFRTVRTIN
- a CDS encoding nucleoside-diphosphate kinase; its protein translation is MASNRTFTMIKPDAVENGHIGGILNMITEGGFRIVAMKLTQLTVADAQKFYAVHSERPFFGELVEFMTRGPIVAAILEKDNAVEDFRTLIGATNPADAAEGTIRKKYATSIGENAVHGSDSDENAAIEGAFHFAGREQF
- a CDS encoding helix-turn-helix domain-containing protein; protein product: MIEEEYIRLIFGLKLKQVRTDKNLSLFGLAKVTGLSKSYLNEIEKGKKYPKRDKIVLLADALETSYDQLVSLKLDKNLAPIGEILQSRILKEIPLDIFGIKESDLIDIIAEAPLKVNAFISTLFEIAKHYNLTRESFFLAALRSYQEANNNYFEEYENEVEQFAKAYSIDLNKKIEVSDLEEILIEEYGYTIENEELSKHKELNNLRSVFVPTSKTLLVSSETDTSQRLFIYAKEIAYNYLKISDRLFTFSWIKFDRFDQVLNNFIASYFAGALLIPRKRLVKELKMFFENKQFDEAKFNAIIQEFTDSPETFYQRLTNILPKDFNLKNLFFLRFSYKPERGDFQLTKELHITNLLEPHANERNEHYCRRWVSIKTLSELPNLKNEELFSCQISSYTHTDNKYFVMSTATKDPFRKGYYRSIALGIMITPHSLGKLHFLHDDSIPVKRVGVTCESCSISDCEVRVAQPRNLERKQRFGQTDEVVKEIMEKYK
- the aceB gene encoding malate synthase A, producing the protein MKTQSTQLTVLNQNKFSTILTEEALAFLTALHTNFNSKRIELVKKRETKQALYDSGAFPSFPKETEALRNEDWTAAPIPAILLDRRVEITGPVDRKMVINALNSGAKIFMADFEDSCSPTWNNVMEGQENIKDAVNKSIRLEQNGKTYQLNSETATLLVRPRGLHLEEKNLQVEEEKMSGALVDFGLFFYHNAHSLLKQGLGPYFYLPKLESYEEARWWNEVFIYAQNYCNIPVGTIKATVLIETITASFQLDEIIYELKEHIAGLNCGRWDYIFSYIKKLKSHPDFIVPDRDQITMTSPFMSAYSLRVIQVCHKRNILAIGGMAAQIPIKNNEEANQTAFDKVKADKEREVKNGHDGTWVAHPALVPLAMQVFNENMPTKNQLHIKRNEIQITEKQLLELPIGSITEIGIRKNINVGILYMESWLMGVGAAALYHLMEDAATAEISRAQLWLWLKKQVKTDKGTEITKELYQKYIPEELEKIKNYVGLKRFEEGKFELATSLFSTLIMKDELDDFLTLEAYNYID
- the aceA gene encoding isocitrate lyase — translated: MKTQDRIQALISDWTTNPRWKGIERPYTAEKVVELQGSYQIEYSIAKRGAEILWNKLNNQDWVAGLGALTGNQAIQEVEAGLEAIYLSGWQVAADANLAGEMYPDQSLYPANSVPQVVKRINNALLRADQIQSVNKVENKKDYLVPIVADAEAGFGGNLNAFELMKGMIEAGAAGVHFEDQLSSAKKCGHLGGKVLVPTQEAINKLIAARLAADTMGVPTIIVARTDADAANLLTSDIDDRDKEFVTGERSPEGFFYVKAGLEQGISRGLSYAPYADLIWLETSTPDLEEARKFAEAIHAKFPGKLLAYNCSPSFNWAAKLSVEQMETFREDIAKMGYKFQFITLAGFHALNTSMFELALAYKRKGMAGYSELQQKEFALQAEGFRAVKHQNFVGTTYFDEVQNAVTAGLASTVAMKDSTETAQF